In Parasegetibacter sp. NRK P23, a single genomic region encodes these proteins:
- the rdgB gene encoding RdgB/HAM1 family non-canonical purine NTP pyrophosphatase, protein MNTPLIFATNNQHKVDEIRAATGSQFLITTLKEAGINIDIPEPHDTLEENAAEKSATILQLTGNNCFSEDTGLEVTALNGAPGVKSARYAGEDKSFDKNVEKLLSEMIGKEDRSARFRTVISLRLDGAHHLFEGICEGTILNEPNGTGGFGYDPIFSPLGANCSFAQMTMEEKNMFSHRKKAVEQLVSFLNNYVKK, encoded by the coding sequence ATGAATACACCCCTGATCTTCGCCACCAACAACCAGCACAAAGTAGACGAGATACGTGCGGCCACCGGATCGCAATTCCTGATCACCACCTTGAAAGAAGCAGGCATCAACATAGATATCCCTGAACCACACGACACGCTGGAAGAAAATGCAGCGGAAAAATCCGCGACTATCCTCCAACTGACCGGCAACAACTGCTTCAGTGAGGATACCGGGCTCGAAGTAACTGCCCTGAATGGCGCGCCAGGTGTAAAAAGTGCGCGTTATGCCGGAGAAGACAAGTCTTTTGATAAGAATGTTGAAAAGCTCCTGTCCGAAATGATAGGTAAAGAAGATCGCTCCGCACGTTTCCGGACCGTGATTTCCCTGAGGCTCGATGGGGCGCACCATCTTTTCGAAGGCATCTGCGAAGGCACAATACTGAATGAGCCGAACGGCACAGGCGGCTTTGGGTATGATCCCATATTTTCACCCCTGGGCGCAAACTGTAGTTTCGCCCAAATGACTATGGAAGAAAAAAACATGTTCAGCCACCGGAAAAAAGCGGTGGAACAGTTGGTAAGCTTTTTGAACAATTATGTTAAAAAATAA
- a CDS encoding RNA polymerase sigma factor yields MQAALYERFAPKMYGVCLRYTSDQEEAQDILQEGFIKVFRNLEKFRQEGSFEGWIRRIVINTAIEHFRRRKHLQPVTEKEEAAIEATEESALDRLAEKDIIALVRQLSPGYRAVFNLYVIEGYGHKEIAEMLGISEGTSKSQLARAKAVLQRLVQTYLSERRTTLKSGS; encoded by the coding sequence ATGCAGGCCGCGCTGTACGAAAGGTTTGCGCCCAAAATGTACGGAGTATGCCTCCGTTACACCAGCGACCAGGAGGAAGCGCAGGACATTTTGCAGGAAGGCTTTATCAAAGTGTTCAGAAACCTGGAGAAATTCAGGCAGGAAGGTTCTTTTGAAGGTTGGATCAGGCGCATCGTGATCAATACCGCGATCGAGCATTTCAGGAGAAGAAAGCACCTCCAGCCCGTTACGGAAAAAGAAGAAGCGGCCATTGAAGCCACGGAGGAGAGCGCACTTGACAGGCTTGCAGAGAAAGACATCATCGCACTGGTAAGACAGCTGTCTCCCGGATACAGGGCCGTTTTTAACCTCTATGTCATTGAAGGTTACGGCCATAAAGAGATCGCGGAGATGCTGGGCATCAGCGAAGGAACAAGTAAATCACAACTTGCACGCGCTAAAGCTGTATTGCAGCGACTGGTGCAAACCTATTTATCCGAAAGAAGAACAACCCTAAAATCCGGATCATGA
- a CDS encoding thioesterase family protein: MARIKIELPANFTFSTTIPVRITDVNYGGHVGNDSILSMLHEARMRFLKHLGYSELSLEGVSLIMADVAIEFKAELFYGEEVIASVAATEFSKVGFELYYKLEKEVEGARKLVATAKTGMICFNYDTRKVAAVPALAAEKLQA; the protein is encoded by the coding sequence ATGGCCCGCATAAAAATTGAACTTCCCGCGAACTTTACTTTTTCTACTACCATTCCCGTCAGGATCACCGATGTGAACTATGGCGGCCATGTTGGGAACGATTCAATTCTCTCCATGCTACACGAAGCCCGGATGCGGTTTTTGAAGCACCTGGGCTATTCCGAACTTTCTTTGGAAGGCGTAAGTCTTATTATGGCCGATGTGGCCATTGAATTCAAAGCCGAACTTTTTTATGGCGAAGAAGTCATTGCTTCCGTAGCGGCCACTGAATTTTCAAAAGTGGGCTTTGAGCTTTATTATAAACTGGAAAAAGAAGTGGAAGGCGCACGCAAGCTGGTGGCAACGGCAAAAACGGGAATGATCTGCTTTAACTACGACACGCGTAAAGTTGCTGCTGTACCGGCTTTGGCAGCGGAAAAACTACAGGCCTAA
- a CDS encoding shikimate dehydrogenase: MPLYGLIGYPLGYSFSQAYFNKKFEALGLAGSYYVNFPLADIREFPVVVKANPGLAGLNVTIPHKEGVIQFLDEQDEVVRACGACNCIRFQDGKLYGYNTDVIGFERSWEPLLEQHHTRALVLGTGGSSKAVAYVLKKRGIGFSFVSRKERPDENIIGYAALTEEIMRSHTLLINTTPLGMAPKVEDAPPIPYQYISSAHYCYDLVYNPAETLFLKQARERGATIKNGHDMLELQAEAGWEIWNS, encoded by the coding sequence ATGCCGCTCTACGGATTGATCGGTTATCCGCTGGGGTATTCTTTTTCCCAGGCATATTTTAATAAGAAATTTGAAGCACTCGGGTTAGCGGGTTCCTATTATGTGAACTTTCCGCTGGCCGATATCAGGGAGTTTCCTGTGGTAGTGAAAGCCAATCCGGGCCTTGCCGGCCTCAATGTCACCATTCCTCATAAAGAAGGCGTCATTCAATTCCTGGATGAACAGGATGAAGTGGTGCGTGCCTGCGGCGCTTGTAACTGCATCAGATTTCAAGATGGTAAACTGTATGGCTACAATACAGACGTGATCGGGTTTGAAAGATCCTGGGAGCCGTTACTGGAACAGCACCATACCCGTGCACTTGTTTTGGGAACAGGTGGATCATCCAAAGCCGTGGCTTATGTATTGAAGAAGAGAGGGATCGGTTTTTCATTCGTGAGCCGCAAGGAAAGACCGGATGAAAACATTATAGGGTATGCGGCACTTACGGAGGAGATTATGCGCAGTCATACTTTGCTGATCAACACCACTCCTTTGGGGATGGCGCCTAAAGTGGAGGATGCGCCTCCCATCCCTTATCAATATATTTCTTCCGCCCATTATTGCTACGACCTGGTGTACAACCCTGCTGAAACACTTTTTCTGAAGCAGGCGAGGGAGCGTGGTGCCACGATAAAGAACGGGCACGATATGTTGGAATTGCAGGCCGAAGCCGGTTGGGAAATATGGAACAGTTAG
- a CDS encoding phosphosulfolactate synthase, protein MNFNLTQIPERMVKPRQNGITMVMDKGLSIEEARNFMSISHPHTDIVKLGFGTSFVTPNLREKIEVYQKNGIPVYFGGTLFEAFLVRNQFEDYIAVCKDYGIEHVEVSDGSITIPHAEKCGYIEKLTKHFTVLSEVGSKDAAHIIPPYKWIELMRAELEAGASYVIAEAREAGNVGIYRGSGEVREGLVQEILTQIPEEKIIWEAPQKAQQLYFLELIGCNVNLGNIAPTEMIALEAMRIGLRGDTFHLYLDKAVH, encoded by the coding sequence ATGAACTTTAATTTGACCCAGATTCCTGAACGCATGGTGAAGCCAAGGCAGAATGGAATCACAATGGTAATGGACAAAGGACTTAGTATAGAAGAGGCCAGGAATTTTATGAGTATATCCCATCCCCATACGGATATCGTAAAGCTCGGTTTCGGCACTTCCTTTGTTACCCCTAATCTCCGCGAAAAGATTGAAGTGTACCAGAAGAATGGCATCCCGGTGTACTTCGGCGGTACGTTATTCGAAGCTTTCCTGGTACGCAATCAGTTTGAGGATTATATCGCCGTTTGCAAAGATTATGGTATTGAACATGTGGAGGTAAGCGACGGCTCCATCACCATTCCGCATGCGGAAAAATGCGGATACATCGAAAAACTCACCAAGCATTTTACTGTACTGAGTGAAGTAGGCAGTAAAGATGCGGCCCATATTATCCCTCCTTACAAATGGATCGAATTGATGCGCGCCGAACTGGAAGCGGGCGCATCTTATGTGATCGCTGAAGCCCGTGAAGCCGGGAACGTAGGTATCTACCGCGGTTCAGGTGAAGTAAGGGAAGGACTTGTGCAGGAAATTCTCACGCAGATTCCCGAAGAGAAAATTATCTGGGAAGCGCCGCAGAAAGCACAACAATTGTACTTCCTGGAACTGATCGGCTGTAATGTGAACCTCGGTAACATCGCCCCCACCGAAATGATCGCCCTGGAAGCGATGCGCATCGGGCTCCGGGGAGATACTTTTCACCTTTACCTCGACAAAGCCGTTCACTGA
- a CDS encoding lipopolysaccharide assembly protein LapB has product MRENPFREDREEIEELVRQYENMKAGRGHSFLEEDAFERIIDFYDDHEQIPKAIEAAETGILQFPFSASLLIKKADLLIVTKKYREAVNLLDAASLLDSGDINLYILKTDAFMAMERHEEAAALLLEALDLFEGEERIELLFELADVYDDYEEFDKLFECLKLILEEDPNSEEALYKICFWTDFTGRNEESIKLHNKIIEEFPYNELAWFNLGAAFQGLKLYEKAIDAYQYAIAIDEKFDYAYRNIGDAYIRLRKYKEAIEMLEKVVELARPEDVIFEAIGFCYERLHNFAQARIHYRKAVHLSPDDSKLYFKIACTYMEELQWERAAKQLETALRLHRNVPDYNLAMGECKMELGEVKDAIQYFSLVVSARPRSASGWELLVKCLFRAGYLDEAEEQVNAAITATGGKPVFEFLKVGVLLALGKTKEALLCLEAAMDKTPKMLKKLVELNPTVLQHQQVVDVVARFRKGNRFH; this is encoded by the coding sequence ATGAGAGAGAATCCATTCAGGGAAGACAGAGAAGAAATAGAGGAATTGGTGAGGCAGTACGAGAATATGAAGGCGGGCAGGGGCCATTCCTTCCTGGAAGAAGATGCGTTTGAACGGATCATCGACTTCTACGATGACCATGAACAGATTCCCAAAGCCATTGAAGCCGCTGAAACAGGGATTTTGCAATTCCCTTTCTCGGCCAGTCTCCTCATCAAAAAAGCCGACCTGCTCATTGTTACCAAAAAATACCGGGAAGCGGTGAACCTGCTGGACGCGGCATCTTTGCTGGATAGCGGCGATATCAACCTGTACATCCTGAAAACAGACGCTTTTATGGCCATGGAGCGCCATGAAGAAGCCGCTGCCCTGCTTTTAGAGGCGCTTGACCTTTTCGAAGGGGAAGAGCGCATTGAATTACTTTTTGAACTGGCCGACGTGTACGATGATTATGAGGAGTTCGATAAATTGTTTGAGTGCCTGAAACTGATACTGGAAGAAGATCCTAATAGCGAAGAAGCCCTCTATAAAATTTGTTTCTGGACTGATTTTACCGGCAGGAACGAAGAAAGCATCAAACTGCACAACAAGATCATCGAGGAGTTTCCTTACAACGAACTGGCCTGGTTCAACCTCGGCGCGGCTTTCCAGGGATTAAAACTCTACGAAAAAGCCATCGACGCTTACCAATACGCTATTGCCATCGACGAGAAATTCGATTATGCCTACCGCAACATCGGCGACGCGTACATCCGTTTACGGAAGTACAAGGAAGCGATCGAGATGCTGGAAAAAGTGGTGGAACTTGCCCGTCCGGAAGACGTGATCTTCGAAGCGATAGGGTTCTGCTATGAGCGCCTGCACAATTTCGCGCAAGCCAGGATTCATTACAGGAAAGCAGTGCATCTTAGTCCTGACGACAGCAAACTCTATTTCAAAATAGCCTGCACCTACATGGAGGAACTGCAGTGGGAGCGTGCGGCGAAACAACTGGAAACCGCGCTCCGCCTGCACCGCAACGTGCCCGATTACAACCTGGCTATGGGAGAATGCAAAATGGAACTGGGCGAGGTGAAAGATGCTATTCAGTATTTTTCACTGGTGGTAAGCGCCCGGCCCCGATCCGCTTCAGGATGGGAATTGCTGGTGAAATGCCTGTTCAGGGCCGGTTACCTCGATGAGGCGGAAGAACAGGTAAATGCCGCGATAACAGCTACCGGCGGCAAGCCCGTGTTTGAATTCCTGAAGGTGGGCGTATTGCTGGCGCTGGGAAAAACCAAAGAAGCGCTGCTCTGCCTGGAGGCCGCCATGGATAAAACCCCCAAAATGCTGAAAAAGCTCGTGGAACTCAATCCCACGGTGTTGCAACACCAGCAGGTAGTGGACGTGGTGGCGCGTTTCAGGAAGGGAAACCGATTTCACTGA
- a CDS encoding GLPGLI family protein, whose protein sequence is MKKQLHITLLALFLFAGIRLSAQRKVSELTVTYHASVVSTGAEPKIADAFDGATTKVYIKGALSRTDMVSTLATFSTIHDLKTGQAVSLRETGAQKILIRMTADNWKDRNKRYEGIKFTTTTETKQIAGYNCVKATASLQNGRTLTVYYTPDILPENREYDYQFRELPGLPMEYEVEMDKYAIKYTASAVSFNPVPVSRFDIPKTGYRELSYEESIKLRN, encoded by the coding sequence ATGAAAAAACAGCTACATATAACCCTGCTGGCTTTATTCTTGTTTGCCGGTATTCGTTTGTCGGCACAACGAAAGGTATCTGAACTGACTGTAACCTACCACGCTTCTGTGGTATCTACCGGGGCGGAACCTAAAATCGCTGACGCGTTTGACGGGGCCACCACCAAAGTGTACATCAAAGGAGCACTGAGCAGAACGGATATGGTAAGCACATTGGCCACCTTCAGTACTATTCATGACCTGAAGACGGGTCAGGCAGTAAGTTTAAGAGAAACGGGCGCGCAGAAGATACTCATCCGCATGACCGCGGACAACTGGAAAGACAGGAACAAACGTTACGAAGGAATAAAATTCACCACCACCACAGAGACCAAACAGATCGCTGGTTACAATTGTGTGAAGGCCACAGCTTCCTTGCAGAATGGCCGCACACTAACCGTGTATTACACGCCCGATATTCTTCCCGAGAACAGGGAATATGATTACCAGTTCCGTGAATTACCCGGGCTTCCCATGGAATACGAAGTGGAAATGGATAAGTACGCCATTAAATACACGGCAAGCGCTGTAAGCTTTAATCCGGTGCCTGTATCAAGGTTCGATATACCCAAAACAGGTTACAGGGAACTTTCTTATGAGGAAAGCATTAAACTGAGAAATTAG
- the yidC gene encoding membrane protein insertase YidC, with amino-acid sequence MDRNTVIGFVLLAVLFFGYFFYNRQGQLEAEKEKARVDSIAKANAPKPVIDTTKNVVDSLAVADSAAPAVQVAEALTVLENELLKVTFSNKGGQPAMVELKKYNATDSTPVKLVEGNGFDRVSYTINAENNRSAQTADLVFGAPAVSKNQDGSQTISYKLDVAPGKSIIHQYTLRPDDYMIDWNLQLQGADQLLTQQALNLLWQTKAVQQEKDIKYEKQQSQVTFFEGGDFDYYNVISRNNYKFEKDVKWVSVKQQFFSQILISNGTNFSGGELNWIVPEDSLRTIANATTNLRMQVPAGAVANVPLKFYYGPNDFHTLKKYKLELENNVNLGQGFYAFVKYINRLIILPLFNLFESFISSYGIVILLLTVIIRLLISPLTYSSYLSGAKMKALRPELDELKKKMGDDQQGFAMEQMKLFREAGVNPLGGCIPALLQIPIFFALFSFFNSNVALRGQSFLWADDLSAYDVIAKLPFHVWGLGDHISLFTLLAVITSLLISLYSMNMSPDQNNPMLKYMPYIFPIIMLGIFNSLPSALTWYYTVSNVITLLLQFIIQNFIIDHKKVLEKIELNKKKPKKQSKWQERLSQMQDAQKKMQEAKKK; translated from the coding sequence ATGGATAGAAATACGGTGATCGGTTTCGTACTGCTGGCCGTTTTGTTTTTCGGATATTTCTTTTACAACCGCCAGGGACAACTGGAAGCTGAAAAGGAAAAAGCCCGTGTTGATTCTATTGCAAAAGCCAATGCGCCTAAACCAGTGATCGACACTACAAAAAATGTAGTGGATTCCCTGGCTGTTGCAGATTCCGCCGCTCCCGCAGTGCAGGTGGCTGAAGCGCTGACCGTGCTTGAGAACGAACTGTTGAAGGTGACTTTCTCCAATAAAGGTGGTCAGCCCGCCATGGTGGAACTGAAAAAATACAACGCCACCGATAGTACGCCGGTAAAACTGGTGGAAGGGAACGGATTCGATCGCGTCTCTTATACGATTAACGCGGAAAACAACCGCTCGGCGCAAACCGCTGATCTCGTGTTCGGCGCCCCCGCCGTTTCGAAGAACCAGGACGGCAGCCAGACCATCAGTTATAAACTGGATGTGGCCCCGGGGAAATCCATCATCCACCAGTATACCCTTCGTCCTGACGATTATATGATCGACTGGAACCTGCAACTGCAGGGCGCCGATCAGTTGCTGACGCAGCAGGCCCTCAACCTGCTCTGGCAAACTAAAGCCGTACAGCAGGAGAAGGACATTAAGTACGAAAAGCAACAATCACAGGTGACCTTCTTTGAAGGAGGTGATTTCGATTACTATAATGTGATTTCCCGCAACAATTATAAGTTTGAGAAAGATGTGAAATGGGTAAGCGTGAAGCAACAGTTCTTCAGCCAGATCCTCATTTCCAACGGAACGAACTTCTCCGGTGGGGAACTGAACTGGATTGTACCAGAAGATTCCCTGCGCACCATCGCTAACGCCACCACCAACCTGCGGATGCAGGTGCCGGCCGGTGCCGTGGCCAATGTACCACTGAAGTTTTACTACGGTCCCAACGATTTCCATACGCTCAAAAAGTATAAACTGGAGCTGGAAAACAACGTGAACCTCGGCCAGGGATTCTACGCCTTCGTGAAATACATCAACAGGCTTATCATCCTTCCGCTGTTCAACCTGTTCGAGTCGTTCATCAGCAGTTATGGTATCGTGATCCTGTTGCTGACGGTGATCATCCGTCTCCTGATCTCCCCACTCACTTATTCCAGCTACCTCAGCGGCGCCAAAATGAAAGCGCTTCGTCCCGAACTGGATGAGTTGAAAAAGAAAATGGGCGACGACCAGCAAGGATTCGCCATGGAGCAGATGAAGTTGTTCCGTGAAGCAGGCGTGAACCCGCTCGGCGGATGTATCCCTGCCCTGTTGCAGATTCCGATCTTCTTCGCGTTGTTCAGTTTCTTTAACTCGAACGTGGCGCTCCGCGGACAAAGTTTCCTTTGGGCCGATGACCTTTCCGCTTACGACGTGATCGCGAAACTGCCGTTCCATGTATGGGGACTGGGTGACCACATCAGTCTGTTCACTTTACTGGCCGTGATCACCAGTTTGCTGATCTCGTTGTACAGCATGAACATGTCGCCGGACCAGAACAACCCGATGCTGAAGTATATGCCGTATATTTTCCCGATCATCATGTTGGGGATATTCAACAGCCTGCCTTCGGCCCTCACCTGGTATTACACGGTATCGAACGTGATTACGCTGTTATTACAGTTCATTATCCAGAACTTCATCATCGACCATAAGAAAGTACTCGAGAAGATAGAACTGAACAAGAAGAAGCCTAAAAAGCAGTCCAAATGGCAGGAAAGGCTTTCCCAGATGCAGGATGCGCAGAAGAAGATGCAGGAAGCGAAGAAGAAATAA
- a CDS encoding CTP synthase: MAKYIFVTGGVTSSLGKGIIAASLAKLLQARGLSVTIQKFDPYINVDPGTLNPYEHGECYVTEDGAETDLDLGHYERFLSIFTSQNNNVTTGRIYQHVINKEREGAFLGKTVQVIPHITDEIKRRMLQLGADGKYDIILTEIGGTVGDIESLPFIEAVRQLQWELPEEDCMVVHLTLIPYLKAAKELKTKPTQHSVKMMSENGVHPDVIVCRSEEPLSNELKKKIALFCNVKIDAVIEATDAPTIYEVPLMMMREKLDLFCLKKMNITNYHEPELGKWKEFLDKLKYPKSKVTIGLIGKYIELQDAYKSILESFVHAGAINECKVQVVNVHSEFITDDNVDEKLSDLDGLLVAPGFGHRGIEGKITAVKYAREKGLPFFGICLGMQMSVIEFARNVLSLKTAHSTEMDANTPDPVIDMMAEQKEITRKGGTMRLGAYPCHLESGSLAEKIYGAQDISERHRHRYEFNNQYLERFEKAGMVASGRNPETGLVEIVEIPEHPFFIGVQFHPELKSTVENPQPLFVHFIKAAKEHAEKNGNGKKQSV, translated from the coding sequence ATGGCCAAGTACATTTTTGTTACAGGAGGTGTTACATCATCATTGGGAAAAGGAATCATTGCCGCGTCGCTGGCCAAACTGCTGCAGGCGCGTGGGTTGTCGGTTACCATTCAGAAATTCGATCCCTATATCAATGTGGATCCGGGTACGCTTAACCCTTACGAACACGGAGAGTGTTATGTAACGGAAGACGGCGCTGAAACCGATCTTGACCTCGGTCACTACGAGCGTTTCCTGAGTATTTTCACCTCTCAGAACAACAACGTTACCACCGGCCGTATTTACCAGCATGTGATCAATAAGGAAAGGGAAGGCGCCTTCCTCGGTAAAACCGTGCAGGTGATCCCGCACATTACTGACGAGATCAAACGGCGCATGCTCCAGCTTGGTGCGGATGGTAAATATGATATCATTCTTACAGAAATAGGTGGGACCGTGGGCGATATTGAATCGCTGCCCTTTATTGAAGCGGTGCGCCAGTTGCAGTGGGAGTTGCCGGAAGAAGATTGTATGGTGGTGCACCTTACGCTGATCCCTTACCTGAAAGCGGCGAAGGAATTGAAAACCAAGCCCACGCAGCACAGTGTGAAAATGATGAGCGAGAACGGCGTACATCCCGATGTGATCGTTTGCCGTTCCGAAGAACCACTGAGCAATGAGCTCAAGAAAAAAATCGCGCTTTTCTGTAATGTGAAGATCGACGCGGTGATTGAAGCGACCGACGCGCCTACCATTTACGAAGTGCCGCTGATGATGATGCGCGAAAAACTGGATCTGTTCTGCCTGAAAAAAATGAACATCACCAACTACCATGAGCCGGAACTGGGTAAATGGAAGGAGTTCCTGGATAAACTGAAATATCCTAAATCAAAAGTTACGATCGGACTGATCGGGAAATACATTGAGCTGCAGGATGCGTACAAATCTATCCTGGAATCATTTGTACACGCCGGCGCCATCAACGAATGCAAGGTGCAGGTGGTGAACGTGCACAGCGAGTTCATTACAGATGATAATGTGGACGAAAAACTGAGTGACCTGGACGGATTACTGGTGGCTCCCGGCTTCGGACACCGCGGTATTGAAGGAAAGATCACAGCGGTGAAATATGCCCGTGAAAAAGGATTGCCTTTCTTCGGAATATGCCTGGGTATGCAGATGTCGGTGATCGAATTCGCCCGTAACGTACTTTCCCTGAAAACGGCCCATTCCACTGAAATGGACGCCAATACGCCTGATCCGGTCATTGATATGATGGCGGAACAGAAAGAAATCACGCGCAAAGGTGGTACCATGCGCCTTGGTGCTTACCCCTGCCACCTGGAATCAGGTTCCCTGGCGGAAAAAATTTATGGTGCGCAGGATATTTCGGAAAGGCACCGTCACCGCTACGAATTCAACAACCAATACCTGGAGCGTTTTGAAAAAGCGGGTATGGTGGCCAGCGGAAGGAATCCTGAAACAGGACTCGTGGAAATCGTGGAAATTCCGGAACATCCTTTCTTTATCGGTGTGCAGTTCCACCCGGAACTGAAAAGTACCGTGGAAAACCCGCAGCCCCTGTTCGTGCATTTTATAAAAGCCGCTAAAGAACACGCTGAAAAGAACGGGAACGGTAAAAAACAATCCGTGTAA
- a CDS encoding T9SS type A sorting domain-containing protein encodes MRIIGLNCMVKAEQQLVWLKHCAKKIPISGPSLLAIIRYIPLLAAETTSAETPPGIVPGRYGVAGARPCVHPCHDAPQKITGKKQCSIVYMVSGINELGGFYVNATVEGHLTWTVTTTVPAGKVFAMDCADGSNFADLNGAVSGTGGLSDYGTVSGHLGGAVALFPPSGDQIIIYQGTSGTTTGATFIYGYSTTQNATSISGTGVWQTSGTVASQVGSYLPTGLSNGTTAIALTHNVNNTSSGPGTFGTPNYGFDNMIYAGIRTGARAQLLAAIGTPANHIGDNATPYPIGIGGSFSIPSDFTITGTLPLHWGEIAGKLKNGKALIQWETIQEMNTSHFDLEISTDGQQYVAQRSGIAAAGNSDNKRSYQYEFSTNVSLIYARVKQVDIDGAYTYSKVIVLKNDQTGTLRLLNNPVVNEQLVFTAPDGLKEAKYSIFSASGLLLKSGKLEAGNGGNKMVTLGNIPAGTYQLVIFDQTPKISRQFIKL; translated from the coding sequence GTGCGTATCATTGGTTTGAACTGCATGGTAAAGGCAGAACAACAATTGGTGTGGTTGAAGCATTGCGCAAAGAAAATTCCAATAAGTGGACCATCGTTGCTTGCCATTATTCGGTATATTCCGCTTCTTGCGGCAGAGACAACCAGCGCTGAAACCCCTCCTGGAATAGTGCCGGGTAGATATGGTGTAGCAGGGGCTCGACCATGTGTACACCCGTGCCATGATGCACCCCAAAAAATAACCGGTAAAAAACAGTGCAGTATTGTATACATGGTTTCCGGTATCAATGAACTCGGAGGATTTTATGTCAATGCAACTGTAGAGGGGCATCTCACCTGGACCGTAACAACTACCGTTCCTGCAGGGAAAGTTTTTGCTATGGACTGCGCAGATGGATCCAATTTCGCAGACCTTAACGGCGCGGTATCCGGCACTGGCGGCTTATCAGATTATGGAACAGTTAGTGGCCATTTGGGAGGTGCGGTTGCCTTGTTTCCGCCCTCAGGCGATCAGATCATTATTTATCAGGGTACCAGCGGTACAACTACAGGGGCTACTTTTATCTATGGTTACAGCACAACGCAGAATGCAACTTCTATTTCAGGTACAGGTGTATGGCAGACAAGCGGAACCGTTGCGAGTCAAGTGGGCTCTTATTTGCCCACCGGTCTAAGCAATGGCACAACTGCAATTGCACTAACGCACAATGTAAACAATACATCCAGCGGTCCTGGAACTTTCGGAACGCCAAATTATGGTTTCGATAATATGATCTATGCCGGCATCAGAACAGGAGCCAGGGCGCAACTGTTAGCTGCGATTGGTACTCCGGCAAATCATATCGGAGATAATGCCACTCCCTATCCTATAGGTATCGGTGGTAGTTTCAGCATCCCTTCCGATTTTACGATTACAGGGACATTGCCACTCCATTGGGGAGAAATAGCCGGAAAATTAAAAAATGGTAAGGCCTTGATTCAATGGGAAACAATTCAGGAGATGAATACCAGTCATTTTGATTTGGAAATTTCGACCGACGGCCAACAGTATGTTGCGCAACGGAGTGGTATAGCCGCCGCAGGGAATAGCGACAATAAACGTTCCTATCAATATGAATTTTCAACAAACGTTTCGTTGATTTATGCAAGGGTTAAACAGGTAGATATAGATGGAGCATACACGTATTCGAAAGTGATTGTACTTAAAAATGATCAAACAGGAACTCTCCGGCTTCTAAATAATCCTGTGGTAAATGAACAACTTGTTTTCACCGCTCCGGACGGCTTGAAGGAAGCGAAGTATTCGATATTTAGCGCCAGTGGGCTTTTGCTGAAATCGGGAAAGCTGGAAGCAGGTAATGGAGGAAATAAAATGGTAACGCTTGGTAATATCCCCGCGGGTACATATCAATTGGTGATTTTCGATCAAACCCCAAAAATAAGCCGTCAGTTTATTAAACTATGA